A stretch of Lysobacter sp. K5869 DNA encodes these proteins:
- a CDS encoding winged helix DNA-binding domain-containing protein codes for MPTHARGAAPATLSARALNRALLARQSLLERSAQSPVEMVERLVGVQAQAPNPPYLGLWTRLQRFALDDLTADLRERRIVRATMMRGTLHLVSAGDYRALRPVLQPVLRRLSLASGHAKALRGLELESLRRAGFDALRAAPLSATALGEALRAHWPERDCGELALLVRNTEALVHVPPAGQWDWHKPATFATALDWLGEAVADQAPQSAEDAMALRYLGAFGPASARDLAAWSGLSAPAERLQRLRPKLRVFRDEDGAELFDLPDAPRPPPELPAPARLLPEFDNVLLAHARRERILDESVRAAVYTRNGLVAATVLVDGFVAGTWKLQRDARSATLTISPFRRLAAADRAELETQAADCLRVAAGDRERREVRFARVQRPV; via the coding sequence ATGCCGACCCACGCGCGCGGCGCCGCGCCCGCCACCTTGTCCGCGCGCGCGCTCAACCGCGCCTTGCTGGCGCGGCAATCGCTGCTCGAACGCAGCGCGCAATCGCCGGTGGAGATGGTCGAGCGCTTGGTCGGAGTGCAGGCGCAGGCGCCGAATCCGCCGTATCTGGGGCTGTGGACGCGCTTGCAGCGGTTCGCGCTGGACGATCTGACCGCGGACTTGCGCGAACGCCGCATCGTCCGCGCGACCATGATGCGCGGCACCTTGCATCTGGTCAGCGCCGGCGACTATCGCGCGCTGCGTCCGGTGCTGCAGCCGGTGCTGCGGCGTTTGTCGCTCGCCAGCGGCCACGCCAAGGCCTTGCGAGGTTTGGAACTCGAATCGCTGCGGCGCGCCGGCTTCGATGCCTTGCGCGCCGCGCCGCTCAGCGCCACCGCCTTGGGCGAGGCGCTGCGCGCGCATTGGCCCGAACGCGACTGCGGCGAACTCGCGCTGCTGGTGCGCAACACCGAAGCGCTGGTGCACGTGCCGCCGGCCGGGCAATGGGATTGGCACAAGCCGGCGACCTTCGCCACGGCGCTGGATTGGCTCGGCGAGGCGGTGGCCGATCAAGCCCCGCAGAGCGCCGAGGACGCGATGGCGCTGCGTTATCTCGGCGCGTTCGGTCCCGCCAGCGCGCGCGATCTGGCCGCGTGGTCGGGCTTGTCCGCGCCGGCCGAGCGCTTGCAGCGGCTGCGGCCGAAGCTGCGCGTGTTCCGCGACGAAGACGGCGCGGAACTGTTCGACCTGCCCGACGCGCCGCGGCCGCCGCCGGAACTGCCGGCGCCGGCGCGCTTGCTGCCGGAGTTCGACAACGTATTGCTCGCGCACGCGCGGCGCGAGCGCATCCTCGACGAATCCGTGCGCGCGGCGGTCTACACCCGCAACGGCCTGGTCGCCGCGACCGTGCTGGTGGACGGCTTCGTCGCCGGCACCTGGAAGCTGCAGCGCGACGCGCGCTCGGCGACGCTGACCATTTCGCCGTTCCGCCGCCTCGCTGCGGCCGATCGAGCCGAGTTGGAAACGCAGGCGGCCGATTGCCTGCGCGTCGCGGCGGGGGATCGCGAGCGGCGTGAGGTGCGCTTCGCGCGGGTGCAGCGGCCGGTCTAG
- a CDS encoding penicillin-binding transpeptidase domain-containing protein produces MNAPTRPSEPALPRRFASVLAAAALCAAAFAPPLAAQGYRPAYPPQRPAGATTAGAPAPVLRACFLLADLGGSELRRQPATGCDRRVAPAATFEIPAALAALDASVVRSNDSSFGGQTVDRALAYSSPEYFRDVDHQMGSVRMGEYLNRYGFGNADTRSGGEYWNGGSLQISPNEQMRFLQRFFAGELPVSRQAALSVRAGLEQPMGLLTSPSGAVLTGQMRSGVPNLSKGGAIAAGNEAVRWQIGLITRGTRNYVFVSCVTGPLSLPEGAAAVLATKELRDAGIL; encoded by the coding sequence ATGAACGCCCCGACACGTCCGTCCGAACCCGCGCTGCCGCGCCGCTTCGCCTCCGTCCTCGCCGCCGCCGCGCTGTGCGCCGCCGCGTTCGCGCCGCCGCTGGCCGCGCAGGGCTACCGGCCGGCGTATCCGCCGCAGCGCCCCGCGGGCGCGACCACCGCGGGCGCGCCGGCGCCGGTGCTGCGCGCCTGCTTCCTGCTCGCCGACCTGGGCGGCAGCGAACTGCGCCGCCAGCCGGCGACCGGCTGCGACCGCCGGGTCGCGCCGGCGGCGACCTTCGAGATCCCCGCTGCGCTGGCCGCGCTGGACGCCTCGGTCGTGCGCAGCAACGACAGTTCCTTCGGCGGCCAGACCGTCGACCGCGCGCTGGCCTATTCCTCGCCCGAGTACTTCCGCGACGTCGACCACCAGATGGGCTCGGTGCGCATGGGCGAATACCTCAACCGCTACGGCTTCGGCAACGCCGACACCCGCAGCGGCGGCGAATACTGGAACGGCGGCTCGCTGCAGATTTCGCCGAACGAACAAATGCGCTTCCTGCAGCGCTTCTTCGCCGGCGAACTGCCGGTCTCGCGTCAGGCCGCGCTGAGCGTGCGCGCCGGGCTCGAGCAGCCGATGGGCCTGCTGACCTCGCCCAGCGGCGCGGTGTTGACCGGGCAGATGCGCAGCGGCGTGCCCAACCTCAGCAAGGGCGGCGCGATCGCCGCCGGCAACGAAGCGGTGCGCTGGCAGATCGGGCTGATCACGCGCGGCACCCGCAACTACGTGTTCGTCAGCTGCGTGACCGGTCCGCTGAGCCTGCCGGAGGGCGCGGCCGCGGTGCTGGCGACCAAGGAACTGCGCGACGCCGGCATTCTGTAA
- a CDS encoding PQQ-dependent sugar dehydrogenase, with protein sequence MKLNPLSLLCAAALALPATAALAHDTATAPAAAAAKANPFTATEVARFNEPWAMTFLPNGRLLVTEKRGVLKVLTIGGSAQTITGVPAVAYGGQGGFGDVILHPQFATNSLIYISYAEKGTTSGTAGATVARAKLNLTSSGGSLSNLQVIWRQPKVTGSNHYGHRLAFGPDRKLWITSSERQKFDPAQDLNSPLGKVIRLNDDGSVPTDNPFYSRGGVAATVWSYGHRNLLGIAFDAQNKLWIHEMGPMGGDELNLIERGSNYGWPLVSQGDHYDGTPIPRHNTRPDLNAPEAWWTPVIAPAGFVIYSGTRFPNWAGSGLIGGLASQALVRVKFNGNTAAEAERYPMGKRIREVEQGPNGDVWLLEDGANARLLRLTPI encoded by the coding sequence ATGAAACTCAACCCGCTCAGCCTGCTGTGCGCCGCCGCGCTGGCACTGCCCGCGACCGCCGCGCTCGCGCACGACACCGCAACCGCACCGGCCGCCGCCGCGGCCAAGGCCAATCCGTTCACCGCCACCGAAGTGGCGCGCTTCAACGAACCGTGGGCGATGACCTTCCTGCCCAACGGCCGTTTGTTGGTCACCGAAAAGCGCGGCGTGCTCAAGGTGCTGACCATCGGCGGCAGCGCGCAGACCATCACCGGCGTGCCGGCCGTGGCCTACGGCGGCCAAGGCGGTTTCGGCGACGTGATCCTGCATCCGCAGTTCGCCACCAATAGCCTGATCTACATCAGCTACGCCGAGAAAGGCACGACCAGCGGCACCGCCGGGGCCACCGTCGCGCGCGCCAAGCTCAACCTCACCAGCTCCGGCGGTTCGCTGAGCAATCTGCAGGTGATCTGGCGCCAGCCGAAGGTCACCGGCAGCAACCACTACGGCCATCGCCTCGCGTTCGGGCCGGACCGCAAGCTGTGGATCACCTCCAGCGAACGGCAGAAGTTCGACCCCGCGCAGGATCTCAATTCGCCGCTGGGCAAGGTCATCCGCCTCAACGACGACGGCAGCGTGCCGACCGACAATCCCTTCTACAGCCGCGGCGGCGTCGCCGCGACGGTGTGGTCGTACGGCCACCGCAACCTGCTCGGCATCGCCTTCGATGCGCAGAACAAGCTGTGGATCCACGAGATGGGCCCGATGGGCGGCGACGAGCTCAACCTGATCGAGCGCGGCTCCAACTACGGCTGGCCGCTGGTGTCGCAGGGCGATCACTACGACGGCACGCCGATCCCGCGCCACAACACCCGCCCCGACCTCAACGCCCCGGAAGCGTGGTGGACGCCGGTGATCGCGCCGGCCGGCTTCGTGATCTATTCGGGCACGCGCTTCCCGAACTGGGCCGGCAGCGGCTTGATCGGCGGCCTCGCCTCGCAGGCGCTGGTGCGGGTCAAGTTCAACGGCAACACCGCGGCGGAAGCCGAGCGCTATCCGATGGGCAAGCGCATCCGCGAGGTCGAGCAAGGGCCGAACGGCGATGTGTGGCTGTTGGAGGATGGGGCGAATGCGCGGCTGTTGCGGCTTACTCCTATTTGA
- a CDS encoding HAD family hydrolase, with protein MSAPLRMVGFDADDTLWRSQDYFDEAQLDFERIVGQYVDLGDARLHERLYEIEKNNIGVFGYGVKGMTLSMIEAAVAITGQRISASDLHRIVELGKDLLRHPVEMLPGIPEAVAAIAADFEIVLITKGDLFHQEAKVKQCGLADLFRRIEIVSEKDAGTYARLLREFGLPAAQFAMIGNSLRSDIAPVLELGGWGIHVPYHTTWAHENEAEVAADAPRLRRVERAADLPQAVRELARAAAA; from the coding sequence ATGAGCGCACCCCTCCGCATGGTCGGCTTCGACGCCGACGACACCCTCTGGCGCAGCCAGGATTATTTCGATGAGGCCCAGCTCGATTTCGAGCGGATCGTCGGCCAGTACGTCGATCTCGGCGACGCGCGCCTGCACGAACGCCTGTACGAGATCGAGAAGAACAACATCGGCGTGTTCGGCTACGGCGTCAAAGGCATGACCTTGTCGATGATCGAGGCGGCGGTGGCGATCACCGGCCAGCGCATCAGCGCCAGCGACCTGCACCGCATCGTCGAGCTCGGCAAAGACTTGCTGCGGCATCCGGTGGAAATGCTGCCGGGGATTCCCGAAGCGGTGGCGGCGATCGCCGCGGATTTCGAAATCGTGCTGATCACCAAGGGCGACCTGTTCCACCAGGAAGCCAAGGTCAAACAGTGCGGCCTCGCCGACCTGTTCCGCCGCATCGAGATCGTCAGCGAGAAGGATGCGGGCACCTACGCCCGCCTGCTGCGCGAATTCGGTCTGCCGGCCGCGCAGTTCGCGATGATCGGCAACTCGCTGCGTTCGGACATCGCGCCGGTGCTGGAACTGGGCGGGTGGGGCATCCACGTCCCGTACCACACCACCTGGGCGCACGAGAACGAAGCCGAGGTGGCCGCCGACGCGCCGCGCCTGCGCCGGGTCGAGCGCGCCGCCGATCTGCCGCAAGCGGTGCGCGAACTGGCGCGCGCGGCCGCGGCCTGA
- a CDS encoding EF-hand domain-containing protein: protein MNIKSRKPLIAALALTAALSAPMAFAQSASEQAPPGGDAAAPAAAAQDPAATAAPAPSAPKKSWADVDTDKSGNLSKGEAAAVPALSQVFEQADTDANGQLTPDEYKNYVAKAQSGGGAASGKSGGK, encoded by the coding sequence ATGAACATCAAGTCCCGCAAGCCGCTGATCGCCGCTCTGGCCCTGACCGCCGCGCTGTCCGCGCCGATGGCGTTCGCTCAGTCGGCCTCCGAGCAGGCGCCTCCGGGCGGCGATGCCGCCGCGCCGGCCGCCGCCGCCCAGGATCCGGCCGCGACCGCTGCGCCGGCGCCGAGCGCGCCGAAGAAGAGCTGGGCCGACGTCGACACCGACAAGAGCGGCAACCTCAGCAAGGGCGAGGCCGCGGCCGTGCCGGCGCTGAGTCAGGTGTTCGAGCAGGCCGACACCGACGCCAACGGCCAGCTGACGCCGGACGAGTACAAGAATTACGTCGCCAAGGCCCAGTCGGGCGGCGGCGCCGCCAGCGGCAAGAGCGGCGGCAAGTAA
- a CDS encoding GNAT family N-acetyltransferase, whose product MNDSSVAADSVRIVEYHPRWRDDFARLNIEWLERWFAVEPIDREVLGDPETHLLAGGGRILFAVDADDRALGTVALLPYADGSVELTKMAVAPELRGGGIGRRLMRGAIDAFAQMGGRELFLESSTKLAPALKLYESVGFRHHPAPRPGSHYQRADVYMIWEPERGE is encoded by the coding sequence ATGAACGATTCTTCCGTCGCCGCCGATTCCGTCCGCATCGTCGAGTACCACCCGCGCTGGCGCGACGATTTCGCCCGCCTCAACATCGAATGGCTGGAGCGCTGGTTCGCGGTCGAGCCCATCGACCGCGAAGTGCTCGGCGACCCGGAAACCCATTTGCTCGCCGGCGGCGGCCGCATCCTGTTCGCGGTCGACGCCGACGACCGCGCCTTGGGCACGGTGGCGCTGCTGCCGTACGCAGACGGCAGCGTGGAGTTGACCAAGATGGCGGTGGCGCCGGAACTGCGCGGCGGCGGCATCGGCCGGCGCTTGATGCGTGGCGCCATCGACGCGTTCGCGCAGATGGGCGGGCGCGAGCTGTTCCTGGAATCCAGCACGAAACTGGCGCCGGCCTTGAAGTTGTACGAGAGCGTCGGCTTCCGCCACCACCCGGCGCCGCGACCGGGTTCGCATTACCAACGCGCCGACGTCTACATGATTTGGGAACCCGAACGCGGCGAATAA
- the rtcR gene encoding RNA repair transcriptional activator RtcR, with amino-acid sequence MKRQVVIGMLGTQLDAASGAGRWEKWRPTVSLGMHEDFLLDRMELLADERRFARLAGQVVADLAQVSPETDIRRHDVYLSDPWDFEGVYGVLDDFVRGYDFRPDEEDYYVHITTGTHVTQICWFLLAESRLFPGRLLQTAPPRKQDGRSPGSYAVIDLDLSRYDRIAQRFAEQSLHDRDLLKSGIATRNPAFNRMIEQIETVATRSKSPMLLMGPTGAGKSQLARRVFDLKKQKHQLPGRFVEVNCATLRGDGAMSTLFGHIKGAYTGAAADRAGLLRSAHQGLLFLDEIGELGLDEQAMLLRALEEKRFLPVGGDKEVESDFQLIAGTNRDLQVSVLEGRFREDLLARLNLWTYRLPGLAERAEDIEPNLEFELERHSRENHQRVTFSREARTRYLSFALSGEARWSGNFRDLGASVMRLATLADGGRIRTDLVEEEIGRLRAQWHGAHAPSLLVEVLGDAGAAALDRFDRVQLEDVLAVCRRSKNLSQAGRELFAVSRASKASSNDADRLRKYLARFGLDWERVRAPQ; translated from the coding sequence ATGAAGCGCCAGGTCGTCATCGGCATGCTCGGCACCCAGCTCGACGCCGCCTCCGGCGCCGGCCGCTGGGAGAAATGGCGCCCGACCGTCTCGCTGGGCATGCACGAGGACTTCCTGCTCGACCGCATGGAGCTGCTCGCCGACGAGCGCCGCTTCGCCCGGCTCGCCGGGCAAGTCGTGGCCGACCTCGCCCAGGTCTCGCCGGAAACCGACATCCGCCGCCACGACGTCTACCTCAGCGATCCCTGGGACTTCGAAGGCGTCTACGGCGTACTCGACGACTTCGTCCGCGGCTACGACTTCCGCCCGGACGAGGAGGACTACTACGTCCACATCACCACCGGCACCCACGTCACCCAGATCTGCTGGTTCCTGCTCGCCGAAAGCCGCCTATTCCCCGGCCGGCTGCTGCAGACCGCGCCGCCGCGCAAGCAGGACGGCCGCTCGCCCGGCAGCTACGCGGTCATCGATCTCGACCTGTCGCGCTACGACCGCATCGCCCAGCGCTTCGCCGAGCAGAGCCTGCACGACCGCGACCTGCTCAAGAGCGGCATCGCCACGCGCAACCCCGCGTTCAACCGCATGATCGAACAGATCGAAACCGTGGCCACGCGCTCGAAGTCGCCGATGCTGCTGATGGGCCCGACCGGCGCCGGCAAGAGCCAGCTCGCGCGGCGCGTGTTCGATCTGAAAAAACAAAAGCACCAGCTGCCCGGCCGCTTCGTCGAGGTCAACTGCGCGACCCTGCGCGGCGACGGCGCGATGAGCACGCTGTTCGGCCATATCAAGGGCGCCTACACCGGCGCCGCCGCCGACCGCGCCGGCCTGCTGCGCTCGGCGCACCAAGGCCTGCTGTTTCTCGACGAAATCGGCGAACTGGGCTTGGACGAACAAGCCATGCTGCTGCGCGCGCTGGAAGAGAAGCGCTTCTTGCCGGTCGGCGGCGACAAGGAAGTCGAGAGCGATTTCCAGCTGATCGCCGGCACCAACCGCGACTTGCAGGTCAGCGTGCTGGAAGGCCGCTTCCGCGAGGACTTGCTCGCGCGTCTGAATCTGTGGACGTACCGCCTGCCCGGTCTGGCCGAGCGCGCGGAAGACATCGAGCCGAACCTGGAGTTCGAGCTGGAGCGGCACTCGCGCGAAAACCACCAGCGGGTGACCTTCAGCCGCGAGGCGCGCACGCGCTACCTGAGTTTCGCGCTCAGCGGCGAGGCGCGCTGGAGCGGCAATTTCCGCGATCTCGGCGCTTCGGTGATGCGCTTGGCCACGCTGGCCGACGGCGGCCGCATCCGCACCGATCTGGTCGAGGAGGAGATCGGCCGGCTGCGCGCGCAGTGGCATGGCGCACATGCGCCGTCGCTGCTGGTCGAGGTGCTCGGCGATGCCGGGGCGGCCGCGCTCGACCGCTTCGACCGCGTGCAACTGGAAGACGTGCTGGCCGTATGCCGGCGCAGCAAGAACCTGTCGCAAGCCGGGCGCGAGCTGTTCGCGGTCTCGCGCGCGAGCAAGGCCAGCAGCAACGACGCCGACCGCCTGCGCAAGTATCTGGCGCGCTTCGGCCTGGATTGGGAGCGGGTGCGCGCGCCGCAGTGA
- a CDS encoding RNA-binding protein, which produces MANTSLFASLRGRLAPKAAVRNEAGGAAYARRPESALALYAATGCLNGTYYAGADEQLDHVLQLCAAVDPAFVAKTAVYARERGHMKDMPVLLLASLSLRDGETMERAFARVVDNGRMLRNFVQILRSGRVGRKSLGSRPKRLVRQWIDNASVEQLLAAAIGNDPSLADVIKMVRPKPADAQRAALYAWLIGKPFDEAALPALVREYEAFKRERTGALPKLPFQYFASLPLDAAQWGELAGNVSWQTQRMNLNTFQRHGVFEDPQRVAEVAARLRDERAIAKARAFPYQLMSAYNAGDGLPAPILEALQDAMEIATRQVPKLEGEVVVAVDVSGSMGSPITGYRKGATSKVRCVDVAALIAACIQRNHPGARVLPFDTSVRSLRLNPRDSVMTQAGQLAALCGGGTSVSAPFAQLNREKAAVDLIVLVSDNESWRDTRQGGATATMREWAQIKARNPRARLICIDLQPVATAQTVESADVLHVGGFSDAVFDLIAVFAAQGGDSARWAERIGSIPL; this is translated from the coding sequence ATGGCCAACACTTCGCTCTTCGCCTCCTTGCGCGGCCGCCTGGCCCCGAAGGCCGCTGTCCGCAACGAAGCCGGCGGCGCGGCCTACGCGCGCCGTCCCGAGTCGGCGCTGGCGCTGTACGCGGCCACCGGTTGTTTGAACGGCACCTACTACGCCGGCGCCGACGAGCAGCTCGACCACGTGCTGCAGCTGTGCGCGGCGGTGGATCCGGCCTTCGTCGCCAAGACCGCGGTCTATGCCCGCGAGCGCGGCCACATGAAGGACATGCCGGTGCTGTTGCTGGCCAGCCTGAGCCTGCGCGACGGCGAGACGATGGAGCGCGCGTTCGCCCGCGTGGTCGACAACGGCCGGATGCTGCGCAACTTCGTGCAGATCCTGCGCAGCGGCCGGGTCGGCCGCAAGTCGCTGGGTTCGCGGCCGAAGCGCTTGGTGCGGCAGTGGATCGACAACGCCAGCGTCGAGCAGTTGCTGGCGGCGGCGATCGGCAACGATCCCTCGCTGGCGGACGTGATCAAGATGGTCCGGCCGAAGCCGGCCGACGCCCAGCGCGCCGCGCTGTACGCGTGGCTGATCGGCAAGCCGTTCGACGAGGCCGCGTTGCCGGCGCTGGTGCGCGAGTACGAGGCGTTCAAGCGCGAACGTACCGGCGCGCTGCCGAAGCTGCCGTTCCAGTACTTCGCTTCGTTACCGCTGGATGCGGCGCAGTGGGGCGAACTGGCGGGCAACGTGTCGTGGCAGACGCAGCGGATGAACCTCAACACCTTCCAGCGTCACGGGGTGTTCGAGGACCCGCAGCGGGTGGCCGAGGTCGCGGCGCGTTTGCGCGACGAGCGCGCCATCGCCAAGGCGCGGGCGTTCCCGTACCAGTTGATGAGCGCGTACAACGCCGGCGACGGATTGCCGGCGCCGATCCTGGAGGCCTTGCAGGATGCGATGGAGATCGCGACCCGGCAGGTGCCGAAGCTGGAGGGCGAGGTGGTGGTGGCGGTGGACGTGTCGGGTTCGATGGGCTCGCCGATCACCGGTTACCGCAAGGGCGCGACCAGCAAGGTGCGTTGCGTGGACGTGGCGGCGTTGATCGCCGCGTGCATCCAGCGCAACCATCCGGGCGCGCGGGTGCTGCCGTTCGACACCTCGGTGCGTTCGCTGCGCCTGAACCCGCGCGACAGCGTCATGACCCAGGCCGGTCAGCTTGCCGCGTTGTGCGGCGGCGGCACCTCGGTCAGCGCGCCGTTCGCGCAGTTGAACCGGGAGAAGGCGGCGGTCGATCTGATCGTATTGGTGTCGGACAACGAGAGTTGGCGCGACACCCGCCAGGGCGGCGCGACCGCGACCATGCGCGAGTGGGCGCAGATCAAGGCGCGCAACCCGCGCGCCCGGTTGATCTGCATCGACCTGCAACCGGTGGCGACCGCGCAGACGGTGGAGTCGGCCGACGTGCTGCATGTCGGCGGCTTCAGCGATGCGGTGTTCGACCTGATCGCGGTGTTCGCGGCCCAAGGCGGCGACAGCGCGCGTTGGGCCGAGCGGATCGGTTCGATTCCGCTGTAG
- a CDS encoding ABC transporter ATP-binding protein/permease yields MTATPPTEPLADGDAGDGAVPLARAEGRRGEWSVIASLLPYLRPYVGRIVLALLMVLAAKLLNLFVPMALKQLIDQLNVPVTPLLLPVGLLLAYGASRVGVTLFTELRQVVFARVMARTSRQVTLQVFRHLHGLSLRFHLARRTGGVARDVERGGSAISDLLDWTLYTIVPVLIEVALVTAVLVWMFDWRFAAVAIGTLLLYGLWTVAVTEWRTRYYRASVEADTRANERAVDSLLNYETVKYFNNEEHEARRYDDNLRHLENAQVMSIKTLAVLNLGQSLVVALGVTAMMWLAAKGVVEGRMTVGDLVLVNAYLLQLSAPLFMLGMMYREVKQALTNMERLFGLLDERQDVQDASGATALASARPSVRFRDVRFGYDPRREILRGVDFEIAAGATVAVVGHSGSGKSTLARLLYRFYDVDAGAIEIDGTDLRSLAQSSLRGAIGIVPQDTVLFNDTIGYNIRYGRPDAGEAEVEAAARAAHIHDFIVGLPDGYDTPVGERGLKLSGGEKQRVAIARALLKNPSILIFDEATSALDSKSERAIQDELDRLAVGRTTLVIAHRLSTVMDADQILVMDAGRILERGTHAQLLALDGVYAQMWDLQLRQGEEAAV; encoded by the coding sequence ATGACCGCCACGCCCCCCACCGAACCCCTCGCCGACGGCGACGCCGGCGACGGCGCCGTGCCGCTCGCCCGCGCCGAAGGCCGCCGCGGCGAATGGTCGGTGATCGCCTCGCTGCTGCCGTATCTGCGTCCCTATGTCGGCCGCATCGTCCTCGCCTTGCTGATGGTACTGGCGGCCAAGCTGTTGAACCTGTTTGTGCCGATGGCGCTCAAGCAGTTGATCGACCAGCTCAACGTGCCGGTCACGCCGTTGTTGCTGCCGGTCGGCCTGCTGCTGGCCTACGGCGCCTCGCGCGTCGGCGTGACGTTGTTCACCGAACTGCGCCAAGTGGTGTTCGCCCGCGTCATGGCGCGCACCTCGCGCCAGGTCACCCTGCAAGTGTTCCGCCACCTGCACGGGCTGAGCCTGCGCTTCCACCTCGCCCGCCGCACCGGCGGCGTCGCCCGCGATGTCGAACGCGGCGGCAGCGCGATTTCCGACCTGCTCGACTGGACCCTCTACACCATCGTCCCGGTGCTGATCGAAGTGGCGCTGGTGACCGCGGTGCTGGTGTGGATGTTCGACTGGCGCTTCGCCGCGGTCGCCATCGGCACGCTGCTGCTCTACGGCCTGTGGACGGTGGCGGTGACCGAATGGCGCACGCGCTATTACCGCGCCTCGGTCGAGGCCGACACCCGCGCCAACGAGCGCGCGGTGGATTCGCTGCTCAACTACGAGACGGTCAAATACTTCAACAACGAAGAACACGAAGCGCGCCGTTACGACGACAACTTGCGCCATTTGGAAAACGCGCAGGTGATGTCGATCAAGACGCTCGCCGTGCTCAACCTCGGCCAGAGCCTGGTGGTGGCGCTGGGCGTGACCGCGATGATGTGGCTGGCCGCCAAGGGCGTGGTCGAAGGCCGCATGACCGTCGGCGATCTGGTGTTGGTCAACGCCTATCTGCTGCAGCTGTCGGCGCCGTTGTTCATGCTCGGCATGATGTACCGCGAAGTGAAGCAGGCGCTGACCAACATGGAGCGCTTGTTCGGCCTGCTCGACGAGCGCCAGGACGTGCAGGACGCGAGCGGCGCGACGGCCCTGGCCTCGGCGCGGCCGTCGGTGCGCTTCCGCGACGTGCGCTTCGGCTACGACCCGCGCCGCGAGATCCTGCGCGGCGTCGACTTCGAGATCGCCGCCGGCGCCACCGTCGCCGTGGTCGGCCATTCCGGCTCGGGCAAATCGACCTTGGCGCGCTTGCTGTACCGCTTCTACGACGTGGACGCCGGCGCGATCGAAATCGACGGCACCGATCTGCGCTCGCTCGCGCAGTCCTCGCTGCGCGGCGCGATCGGCATCGTTCCGCAGGACACGGTGCTGTTCAACGACACCATCGGCTACAACATCCGCTACGGCCGGCCCGACGCCGGCGAGGCCGAAGTCGAAGCGGCGGCGCGCGCGGCGCACATCCACGATTTCATCGTCGGCTTGCCCGACGGTTACGACACGCCGGTCGGCGAGCGCGGCCTGAAGCTGTCGGGCGGCGAAAAGCAGCGCGTGGCCATCGCCCGCGCGCTGCTCAAGAATCCTTCGATTCTGATTTTCGACGAGGCGACCTCGGCGCTGGATTCCAAGTCCGAGCGCGCGATCCAGGACGAACTCGACCGCCTCGCGGTGGGGCGCACCACGCTGGTGATCGCGCATCGCTTGTCGACGGTGATGGATGCGGATCAGATCTTGGTCATGGACGCCGGGCGCATTCTCGAACGCGGCACGCATGCGCAGTTGCTGGCGTTGGACGGGGTGTACGCGCAGATGTGGGATTTGCAGTTGCGGCAGGGCGAAGAAGCCGCGGTTTGA
- a CDS encoding CPXCG motif-containing cysteine-rich protein codes for MLPSVEVHCPYCGEPIELLIDESAGDQRYIEDCQVCCRPIVVMVSADGDGEPAVAVYAENDA; via the coding sequence ATGCTGCCCAGCGTGGAAGTGCACTGTCCCTATTGCGGCGAACCGATCGAGTTGCTGATCGACGAATCCGCCGGCGATCAGCGCTATATCGAAGACTGCCAAGTCTGCTGCCGCCCGATCGTGGTCATGGTCAGCGCGGACGGCGACGGCGAGCCCGCGGTGGCGGTGTACGCGGAGAACGACGCATGA